GGTATTACTAAAGTTCCCTCTATGAAACCTGTTTGGCATATGTCAAATATTCTTCCATCTATGATTACAGATGTGTCTAAAACCTTAGCATCTCCTTTATTATTTTTTACTTTTTTATCTTTTGATGTATTAGCTGACTTTTTAAATATGTTATTCACAAGATACAAAATATCTTCCTTTTTCTTTAAGGCAATATTAGCTCCTAAAGCGGCCATAACCAAAGCCATAGCAACAGCTAATATTACTCCAACTACTGGTATTTTAGATAATAAGTTTACAAATAGAGCTGATAATATAAGTCCTAAAATAGCTCCAAATCCACCTATTAATACGTCATTAGTTGGGACCTTCTGAATACTTTTTTCAATATACTCCATAAACTTAGTAACTCCTAAAATCATCCAAGGGGATATTATAAATAGTATGAATCCGAAAAATAAAGTTGACATAATAAGAAATAGTGCTGTTTTAACTGGACTTTCTTTGATATAGTTTATATATGAAAAAATACTTGAATTTAAAGCAAGCTTACCTAGTATATTTCCTATAATAAGTCCTATTATAGTAAATAATCCTCTTAATACTTTCTTTAACAATATTTCTTCACCTCCTAATTTAGTTCGTTTTAGTATATTATTATAATTAATATATAGTAATCACATATTTTTTTCAATAAGTGTTACATTTAATTAATGTTTTATTAATTATTTAAAACGGAATAAATTACTCACCCCCTATAATTATAACCCGTTTTAAGTTATTATTATCATATAAACATAAATATTTAACATTTTTTTTAGATTTACTTAATATTTATAGATTTATCAATTAAGAATATATTTATTTTATAATTAAGGAGTGGAAACAAATGAAAGATTTAATTTTTGATAGTTTTCAAAGTGCTGTTGATGAATCCTTATTAAGACATAAAAGTATTTTAGATATAATTTCCAAATTACAAGAATCTGAAAGCAGAATAAATAGAGCAGTAATAAAATCTGTAACATCTTGTGGCTGTATAAAAATTAATGCTCATAAGCAAGAAATTCCCTATGAAATTAATAGTATAAATGATCTTACCACAGAGTTTAAAAGTCATTTAGAGGGTGAATTATGTCCTAATTGTAAAGAAATTATAGATAGAGAAATAGGAAATAACCTATTTTATTTAACTTCTCTTTGCAATTCTTTAAATTTAAATTTATATGATATTTTTATAAAAGAATATAATGCAATAAATATATTGGGAACTTATAGATTGAGATAATTAAAGATAGAGGAGTAAAATATTAAAATATTTTACTCCTCTATCTAGTAACTATATTCTTATCTATATTTACCTGTTCCTTTAATCTTCTTAACCCATTTTTAATAGCTTTTGCTCTAGCCTCTCCTATACCTTCAACTTTGTCTAGTTGTTCATAGGATGCTTCCATTACAGCTTTTAATTCTTTAAAATTTTTAACTAAATTGTCTATTACATTGGAAGGAATTCTCGGTATTCTATTTAGCATTCTATAACCCCTTGGTGATATAAATGTATCCACTAGAGGTACTCCTGTGTAACCTAATATTTTTGATATTTGATCAAGATTTATCAACTCTTCTGATGACATTGATTGTATTTGATCATAAACTTCATTATAATCCATATATGTTTCACAATAATCTCTTATTAATAATATCTCGTCTTCTTCAACATACCTTACAAGTTCATTTAGCTGCATAGATATAAGTCTTCCTTCATTTCCTAGCTCACATATATATCTTTCCATTTCCCATACAATTCTCATCACCATTTCTGTCCTTTGTATAGCTGTCATTACATCAAATAATGTTACTAAATCTCTAAATTCTAATACATTTAAATTATTGACTACTCCATCTAATACAGCTACATATTTTTCTAAAGTCTGTAATGCCTGATTTGCTTTTCCTAATATAACACTGCTATCTCTTAAAACATATTTTATATTATTTTTATATATAGTTATTATATTACGTCTTTGTGATATTGCAATCACTATATTTCCCGTTTGCTTAGCTATTCTATCTGCAGTTCTATGTCTTGTTCCTGTTTCAAAAGTTGGTACTGATGGATCTGGCATAAGTTGTGCATTAGCTCTTATTATTCTTTTTACATCTCCACTTAGTATTATAGCTCCATCCATTTTTGCTAATTCATATACATAAGAAGGGCTGTATTCTGCATCAATTTTAAATCCACCATCTACTATATCTAATATTTCCTGACTATCTCCAATTACTATTAATCCTCCAGTTTTTGCTCTTAATATATTTTCTAATCCATCTCTCAAAGGTGTTCCTGGAGCCATTATTCTCAATATATCCATTAACTCATTATCTTTTTGTAACCTCACTTTAACCACCCTATACTAAAATACTCTATTTATTGTTTCCCTTAAATATTGTGTTCCTATAATATTTATGCTTCTATCATCCTGTATGATTTTATCCTTATTTCTTGAAGGAATAATAAAATTTTTAAATCCCATCTTTTTGCCTTCATTTATTATTCTATCACAAAACATTACTGGTCTCACTTCTCCAGTTAATCCTATTTCGCCTACAACCAACATCTTATCTAATTTAGTCTCTATTCCCTTTACACTAGATATTAATGATAATGCTATACCTAAATCTGCAAAAGTTCCTTCTATATTGAGCCCACCAACAACATTTATATACACATCGAATTGATAAAATGGTATTTTTAATTTCTTTTCTAATACTGCCAAAATTAAATTTATCCTAGATGTTTCTACTCCTACTACTGTTCTTCTTGGCATAGGTGCATTTGTTTTTGTTACTAATGCTTGAACCTCTACTAATATAGGTCTACTTCCTTCCATTATTCCTATTATAGTTGAACCTTCTTTATTAAGACTTATATCTTCCAAAAAAACTTCTGATGGATTAGTTATTTCACTAAGTCCATTTTCCCTCATTTCAAACACACCAATTTCACTAGTGTTCCCAAATCTATTCTTAATTGTTCTAAGTATTCTAAATTCTTCTGTTCTTTCTCCTTCGAAAGATAGAACTGTATCTACCATATGTTCTAAAACTTTAGGGCCTGCTAATGCCCCTTGTTTCGTGACATGAGCTACTATAAAAAACGGTATGTTATTAGTTTTAGCTAACCTCATAATTGTATTTGCACATTCTCTAACTTGTGAAACACTTCCTGGTGCTGAAGATATTTCTGGATTGTATAAAGTTTGAATTGAATCTAATATTATAAATTTAGGTTTTAATTTATCAATATTGCCTAATATAACATTAATATCTGTTTCAGACAATATATATACTTCTTTACATAAAGCCTGTAATCTTTCTCCTCTTAGTCTTATTTGCTCTTGAGATTCCTCTCCTGATATGTATAATATCTTGCCATAATTTTTAGCTATATTATTGGCAGCTTGTAATAATAAAGTCGATTTTCCTATACCCGGATCACCTGATATAAGAGTTAAGGAACCTCTAACTATTCCTCCTCCTAGTACTCTATTTAACTCATTAATTCCCGTACTGATTCTTTCATATGTAATTGACTTTATATCTACTATGCTTTCCGAAGCATTACTATTCAAGTTATAACTAAACTTTTTATCTGCTTGTTTACTACTTTTTATCTCCTCAACCATACTATTCCAAGTATTACAATCTGGACACTTACCTAACCACTTGGGGGATTCATATCCACATTCTTGACATACAAAACAACTTTTTACTTTAGCCATACAATCCGCTCCTATAATAAATATATGTATAAAGTATAAT
This window of the Clostridium cochlearium genome carries:
- the disA gene encoding DNA integrity scanning diadenylate cyclase DisA, whose protein sequence is MRLQKDNELMDILRIMAPGTPLRDGLENILRAKTGGLIVIGDSQEILDIVDGGFKIDAEYSPSYVYELAKMDGAIILSGDVKRIIRANAQLMPDPSVPTFETGTRHRTADRIAKQTGNIVIAISQRRNIITIYKNNIKYVLRDSSVILGKANQALQTLEKYVAVLDGVVNNLNVLEFRDLVTLFDVMTAIQRTEMVMRIVWEMERYICELGNEGRLISMQLNELVRYVEEDEILLIRDYCETYMDYNEVYDQIQSMSSEELINLDQISKILGYTGVPLVDTFISPRGYRMLNRIPRIPSNVIDNLVKNFKELKAVMEASYEQLDKVEGIGEARAKAIKNGLRRLKEQVNIDKNIVTR
- the radA gene encoding DNA repair protein RadA; this translates as MAKVKSCFVCQECGYESPKWLGKCPDCNTWNSMVEEIKSSKQADKKFSYNLNSNASESIVDIKSITYERISTGINELNRVLGGGIVRGSLTLISGDPGIGKSTLLLQAANNIAKNYGKILYISGEESQEQIRLRGERLQALCKEVYILSETDINVILGNIDKLKPKFIILDSIQTLYNPEISSAPGSVSQVRECANTIMRLAKTNNIPFFIVAHVTKQGALAGPKVLEHMVDTVLSFEGERTEEFRILRTIKNRFGNTSEIGVFEMRENGLSEITNPSEVFLEDISLNKEGSTIIGIMEGSRPILVEVQALVTKTNAPMPRRTVVGVETSRINLILAVLEKKLKIPFYQFDVYINVVGGLNIEGTFADLGIALSLISSVKGIETKLDKMLVVGEIGLTGEVRPVMFCDRIINEGKKMGFKNFIIPSRNKDKIIQDDRSINIIGTQYLRETINRVF
- a CDS encoding DUF1573 domain-containing protein, yielding MKDLIFDSFQSAVDESLLRHKSILDIISKLQESESRINRAVIKSVTSCGCIKINAHKQEIPYEINSINDLTTEFKSHLEGELCPNCKEIIDREIGNNLFYLTSLCNSLNLNLYDIFIKEYNAINILGTYRLR
- a CDS encoding PIN/TRAM domain-containing protein, with product MLKKVLRGLFTIIGLIIGNILGKLALNSSIFSYINYIKESPVKTALFLIMSTLFFGFILFIISPWMILGVTKFMEYIEKSIQKVPTNDVLIGGFGAILGLILSALFVNLLSKIPVVGVILAVAMALVMAALGANIALKKKEDILYLVNNIFKKSANTSKDKKVKNNKGDAKVLDTSVIIDGRIFDICQTGFIEGTLVIPNFVLQELRHIADSSDGLKRNRGRRGLDVLNKIQKELSIKVKIYEKDFPDIPEVDSKLLKLAQNLNGKVITNDYNLNKVAEFQGVPVLNINELANAVKPVVLPGETMKLFIVKDGKESGQGVAYLDDGTMIVVEGGKKFIGEEIEAIVTSVLQTAAGRMIFARQKTQDD